The following coding sequences lie in one Hippopotamus amphibius kiboko isolate mHipAmp2 chromosome 17, mHipAmp2.hap2, whole genome shotgun sequence genomic window:
- the MRPS23 gene encoding 28S ribosomal protein S23, mitochondrial — MAGSRLETVGSIFSRTRDLIRAGVLKEKPLWFDVYNAFPPLREPVFRRPRLRYGKAKSPVQDIFYQEDRIRAKFYSTYGSGQKAFDLFNPKFKSTCQRFVEKYIELQKCGETDEEKLFVEAGKALLAEGVILRRVGEARTQQDGSHISRKSEPMGVKPQTASEENQALKEVPQAQHLEAPGEQSKGLSPP; from the exons ATGGCGGGGAGCCGGCTGGAAACCGTGGGGAGCATTTTCTCGCG GACGCGGGACCTGATTCGGGCTGGGGTGTTGAAGGAGAAGCCGCTCTGGTTTGACGTATATAACGCCTTCCCCCCGCTGAGGGAGCCGGTCTTCCGGAGGCCCCGCTTGCGATACGGCAAAGCTAAATCTCCCGTCCAGGACATCTTCTACCAAGAGGATCGGATTAGAGC gAAATTTTATTCTACCTATGGATCTGGTCAAAAAGCTTTTGATCTGTTCAATCCAAAATTCAAGTCTACCTGTCAGCG GTTTGTGGAGAAGTACATTGAGCTACAGAAATGTGGAGAAACAGATGAAGAGAAGTTATTTGTGGAAGCAGGGAAGGCTTTACTGGCAGAAGGTGTCATTTTAAGACGAGTAGGAGAAGCAAGGACT CAACAGGATGGCAGTCACATTTCCCGGAAATCCGAACCCATGGGTGTGAAACCCCAAACTGCGTCGGAGGAGAACCAGGCTCTGAAAGAAGTTCCACAGGCCCAGCATTTGGAGGCACCTGGAGAACAGTCGAAAGGCCTCTCGCCTCCTTGA